A genomic window from Candidatus Omnitrophota bacterium includes:
- a CDS encoding ABC transporter ATP-binding protein, translated as MKTKDIMKRLAVYLKPYRIRFVEALLCMIVVAAIKSGRVYLLKPGLDKLIESRNANLVILFSAALIVLTVIHAVFSYIQNYLLAYIGQRVIIDVRNETYSHMQNLSLDYYIKRTTGALLSRLTNDMMYVQNAITSVPVKLIRDGLSCAGLLVVLFALNWQWTLASLIFFPLIMFPIKFFARKMRKTSRQTQEKMAQIYALLAERISGIKVTKAFAREKREIERMEESNKDYFNVIMRLLRAETMQRPVLEIITYTISLVIGAYVINAIFRETVSVGTAVAYLAALINFYAPIKSLADLNKMLQSSLSASERIFRVLDADITVKEKPGAKDFTGLKNSISFENVSFSYFADGDGDRALKNINLQIKKGSICALVGSSGGGKTTIANLIPRFFDPTEGRIAIDGADIRDFKLAQIRRSIGIVSQDIMLFRDSVRNNISYGVDNASEEDVIRAAKLANAYDFIREMPLGFDTIIGERGATLSGGQAQRICIARAVIMDPPILILDEATSALDTESEMQIQKALDAIVTTRTTVVIAHRLSTVRRADNIAVISSGEVVESGRHDELLKKNGYYSRLYNIQFKIQ; from the coding sequence GTGAAAACAAAAGATATTATGAAAAGGCTGGCGGTGTATCTTAAACCCTATCGTATCCGCTTTGTTGAAGCCCTCCTGTGCATGATCGTCGTGGCCGCCATTAAAAGCGGACGCGTTTATCTGCTCAAGCCCGGCCTCGATAAACTGATCGAGAGCAGGAACGCCAATCTTGTCATACTTTTTTCAGCGGCGCTGATCGTCCTCACCGTAATCCACGCCGTTTTCTCGTACATACAGAATTATCTTCTCGCCTATATCGGGCAGAGGGTTATAATAGATGTGCGCAATGAAACCTACTCTCACATGCAGAACCTTTCGCTGGATTACTACATTAAGAGGACAACGGGGGCTCTTCTTTCACGGCTCACCAATGACATGATGTATGTGCAGAACGCCATAACCTCCGTGCCTGTCAAGCTGATCAGGGACGGGCTCAGCTGCGCGGGCCTGCTTGTCGTTCTTTTCGCGCTCAACTGGCAGTGGACGCTCGCGTCTTTGATCTTCTTCCCGCTGATCATGTTCCCAATCAAATTTTTTGCGCGGAAAATGAGAAAGACCTCCCGTCAGACACAGGAAAAGATGGCCCAGATATACGCTCTCCTGGCCGAGAGGATAAGCGGCATAAAGGTGACGAAAGCCTTTGCCCGCGAAAAAAGGGAAATTGAAAGAATGGAGGAGAGCAACAAGGATTACTTCAATGTCATCATGCGCCTCCTGCGGGCGGAGACGATGCAGAGGCCGGTGCTGGAGATAATCACTTACACGATATCTCTCGTTATAGGCGCTTATGTTATCAACGCCATCTTCAGGGAAACGGTCAGCGTCGGCACGGCTGTCGCTTATCTGGCGGCTCTCATTAATTTTTACGCGCCCATTAAGAGCCTGGCCGATCTGAACAAGATGCTCCAGTCCTCATTGTCGGCCTCGGAAAGGATCTTCCGCGTTCTTGACGCCGATATAACTGTAAAAGAAAAACCCGGAGCTAAGGATTTCACAGGTCTGAAAAACAGCATCAGCTTTGAGAATGTCTCTTTTTCTTATTTCGCTGATGGCGACGGCGACAGAGCGCTGAAAAACATAAATCTGCAGATAAAAAAAGGTTCTATTTGCGCGCTCGTTGGTTCTTCCGGCGGCGGAAAAACAACAATAGCCAATCTCATACCCCGTTTTTTCGATCCGACAGAGGGGAGGATTGCGATAGACGGCGCGGATATCAGGGATTTTAAACTTGCCCAGATCCGGCGCAGCATAGGAATCGTATCACAGGACATTATGCTGTTCAGGGACAGCGTCAGGAATAACATATCTTACGGAGTCGATAACGCGAGCGAGGAGGATGTTATCCGCGCCGCGAAGCTGGCTAACGCCTATGATTTTATTCGGGAGATGCCGCTGGGTTTTGATACTATCATAGGAGAAAGAGGGGCGACGCTTTCCGGCGGCCAGGCTCAGCGTATATGCATAGCCAGGGCGGTTATTATGGATCCGCCCATCCTTATACTCGACGAAGCGACTTCGGCGCTGGACACGGAATCTGAAATGCAGATCCAGAAAGCTCTTGACGCCATTGTGACCACCAGGACCACGGTTGTCATAGCGCACAGGCTTTCTACCGTGCGCCGGGCGGATAATATAGCGGTGATCTCCTCCGGAGAGGTGGTGGAGAGCGGGCGGCACGATGAACTCCTGAAAAAGAACGGTTATTACAGCCGGCTTTATAACATCCAGTTTAAGATCCAGTGA
- a CDS encoding iron-containing alcohol dehydrogenase family protein, with the protein MNISILPGKIIQCKTGDLAQALNDEGKRCFIIGPKDVHEIHGSLINGALGKRAKIYAGFNGECCETEISRLAAGVKTHKSDFIFAFGGGKAMDASKSAAAKTGCRLVAVPTSGSTCAAFTPHSVIYGEQGNFLKEDRHLKCPDTLILAEEILCSAPRRLLFAGIADACAKYYEFTFNGGADSSVAAMARDMLKRFFMGVPAVKNSTDRGTVLSLSRLCIINTGLISTLGGADFRASTAHALANGFTQVFPDSRELARPLHGELVGAGILACLFVLNRIDELVMLRQLFSDCGIFEEFASCGKLDKDIFETASRFAVKSEGRFRELKINASDLTAALNSVKLDSAAVGDIHPGV; encoded by the coding sequence ATGAACATTTCGATTCTGCCCGGAAAAATCATTCAGTGCAAAACAGGGGACCTGGCTCAAGCCCTGAACGACGAGGGGAAAAGATGTTTTATAATAGGGCCGAAAGATGTTCATGAAATTCACGGGTCACTGATAAACGGGGCGCTCGGGAAAAGAGCGAAAATATATGCCGGATTCAATGGCGAGTGCTGTGAAACTGAGATCTCCCGGCTCGCTGCCGGGGTAAAGACCCACAAAAGTGATTTTATCTTTGCTTTCGGCGGCGGCAAGGCGATGGACGCTTCCAAAAGTGCAGCCGCAAAAACCGGCTGCCGGCTCGTAGCTGTTCCGACCTCCGGTTCGACCTGCGCGGCTTTCACGCCTCACAGCGTTATTTACGGCGAGCAGGGTAATTTTTTGAAAGAGGACAGACATCTTAAATGCCCCGATACGCTGATTCTCGCGGAGGAGATACTCTGCTCGGCTCCGAGGCGGCTGCTTTTTGCGGGTATCGCGGATGCCTGCGCGAAATATTATGAATTCACATTTAACGGCGGCGCAGACAGCAGTGTGGCCGCGATGGCCCGTGATATGCTGAAACGCTTTTTTATGGGCGTTCCCGCAGTTAAAAATTCCACCGACAGGGGAACGGTTCTTTCGCTGAGCCGTCTTTGTATAATCAACACAGGGCTTATAAGCACGCTGGGCGGCGCCGATTTCAGGGCCAGCACCGCCCACGCTCTGGCAAACGGTTTTACACAGGTTTTTCCCGATTCGCGCGAACTCGCCCGCCCTCTCCACGGCGAACTGGTTGGCGCCGGTATTCTTGCCTGTCTTTTTGTACTGAACCGCATAGATGAACTTGTGATGCTGCGGCAACTTTTTTCCGATTGCGGTATTTTTGAGGAATTCGCCTCCTGCGGGAAATTAGATAAGGACATATTTGAAACCGCCTCACGTTTTGCCGTCAAAAGCGAAGGGCGGTTCAGGGAATTAAAGATAAACGCCTCTGACCTGACCGCCGCGCTCAATTCTGTTAAACTCGACAGCGCCGCTGTCGGGGATATTCATCCGGGAGTGTAA